From Channa argus isolate prfri chromosome 21, Channa argus male v1.0, whole genome shotgun sequence, one genomic window encodes:
- the LOC137106924 gene encoding tubulin alpha-1B chain-like: protein MPSDKTIGGGDDSFNTFFSETGAGKHVPRAVFVDLEPTVIDEVRTGTYRQLFHPEQLITGKEDAANNYARGHYTIGKEIIDVVLDRIRKLADQCTGLQGFLVFHSFGGGTGSGFTSLLMERLSVDYGKKSKLEFSIYPAPQVSSAVVEPYNSILTTHSTLEHSDCAFMVDNEALYDICRRNLDIERPTYTNLNRLMSQIVSSITASLRFDGALNVDLTEFQTNLVPYPRIHFPLATYAPVISAEKAYHEQLSVAEITNACFEPANQMVKCDPRHGKYMACCLLYRGDVVPKDVNAAIATIKTKRTIQFVDWCPTGFKVGINFQAPTVVPGGDLAKVQRALCMLSNTTAIAEAWARLDHKFDLMYAKRALVHWYVGEGMEEGEFSEAREDMAALEKDYEEVEADFIEGEGEEGEEY, encoded by the exons ATGCCCAGTGACAAGACCATCGGAGGAGGAGACGATTCCTTCAACACCTTCTTCAGTGAGACTGGAGCTGGAAAGCATGTCCCCAGAGCAGTTTTTGTGGACCTGGAGCCCACTGTCATCG atgAGGTTCGCACTGGGACCTACCGCCAGCTGTTCCACCCTGAGCAGCTGATCACTGGTAAAGAGGATGCTGCCAACAACTACGCCCGTGGACACTACACCATCGGCAAAGAGATCATTGACGTGGTTCTAGACAGGATCCGCAAACTG GCTGACCAGTGCACTGGTCTTCAGGGTTTCCTGGTTTTCCACAGCTTTGGAGGTGGCACCGGCTCCGGTTTCACCTCCCTGTTGATGGAGCGTCTCTCTGTTGACTATGGCAAGAAGTCCAAGCTGGAGTTCTCCATCTACCCTGCTCCCCAGGTTTCCTCCGCTGTGGTGGAGCCCTACAACTCCATCCTGACCACCCACAGCACCCTGGAGCACTCTGACTGTGCTTTCATGGTGGATAACGAGGCACTTTATGACATCTGCCGTAGGAACCTCGACATCGAGCGTCCTACCTACACTAACCTGAACAGGTTGATGAGTCAGATTgtgtcctccatcactgcttCCCTTCGTTTTGATGGTGCCCTCAATGTTGATCTGACAGAGTTCCAGACCAACTTGGTGCCATATCCTCGTATCCACTTCCCTCTAGCCACCTACGCCCCTGTCATCTCTGCTGAGAAAGCTTACCATGAGCAGCTTTCAGTAGCTGAGATCACAAATGCCTGCTTTGAGCCAGCCAATCAGATGGTCAAGTGTGACCCTCGCCACGGCAAGTACATGGCCTGCTGCCTTTTGTACCGTGGTGATGTGGTGCCCAAAGATGTGAATGCTGCCATTGCCACCATCAAAACCAAGCGCACCATCCAGTTTGTGGACTGGTGTCCCACTGGTTTTAAGGTTGGCATCAACTTCCAGGCCCCCACTGTGGTTCCTGGTGGAGACCTGGCCAAGGTCCAGAGGGCTCTGTGCATGCTGAGCAACACCACTGCTATTGCAGAGGCCTGGGCTCGGCTTGACCACAAGTTTGATCTGATGTACGCTAAGCGCGCCTTAGTTCACTGGTATGTGGGTGAGGGTATGGAGGAGGGAGAGTTCTCAGAGGCCAGAGAGGACATGGCAGCTCTGGAGAAGGACTATGAGGAGGTTGAAGCCGACTTCATTGAGGGTgagggagaggaaggagaagaatactga
- the LOC137106617 gene encoding tubulin alpha-1B chain-like — translation MPSDKTIGGGDDSFNTFFSETGAGKHVPRAIFVDLEPTVIDEVRTGTYRQLFHPEQLITGKEDAANNYARGHYTIGKEIIDLVLDRIRKLADQCTGLQGFLVFHSFGGGTGSGFTSLLMERLSVDYGKKSKLEFSIYPAPQVSTAVVEPYNSILTTHSTLEHSDCAFMVDNEALYDICRRNLDIERPTYTNLNRLISQIVSSITASLRFDGALNVDLTEFQTNLVPYPRIHFPLATYAPVISAEKAYHEQLSVAEITNACFEPANQMVKCDPRHGKYMACCLLYRGDVVPKDVNAAIATIKTKRTIQFVDWCPTGFKVGINFQAPTVVPGGDLAKVQRALCMLSNTTAIAEAWARLDHKFDLMYAKRAFVHWYVGEGMEEGEFSEAREDMAALEKDYEEVGADSIEGEGEEGEEY, via the exons ATGCCCAGTGACAAGACCATCGGAGGAGGAGACGATTCCTTCAACACCTTCTTCAGTGAGACGGGAGCTGGAAAGCATGTCCCCAGAGCTATTTTTGTGGACCTGGAGCCCACTGTCATCG atGAGGTTCGCACTGGGACCTACCGCCAGCTGTTCCACCCTGAGCAGCTGATCACTGGTAAAGAGGATGCGGCCAACAACTACGCCCGTGGACACTACACCATCGGCAAAGAGATCATTGACCTGGTTCTGGACAGGATCCGCAAACTG GCTGACCAGTGCACTGGTCTTCAGGGCTTCCTGGTTTTCCACAGCTTTGGAGGTGGCACCGGCTCCGGTTTCACCTCCCTGTTGATGGAGCGTCTCTCTGTCGACTATGGCAAGAAGTCCAAGCTGGAGTTCTCCATCTACCCTGCTCCCCAGGTTTCCACCGCTGTGGTGGAGCCCTACAACTCCATCCTGACCACCCACAGCACCCTGGAGCACTCTGACTGTGCTTTCATGGTGGATAACGAGGCACTTTATGACATCTGCCGTAGGAACCTCGACATCGAGCGTCCTACCTACACCAACCTGAACAGGTTAATCAGCCAGATTGTTTCCTCAATTACTGCTTCCCTTCGTTTTGATGGTGCCCTCAATGTTGATCTGACAGAGTTCCAGACCAACTTGGTGCCATATCCTCGTATCCACTTCCCTCTGGCTACCTACGCCCCTGTCATCTCTGCTGAGAAAGCTTACCATGAGCAGCTTTCAGTAGCTGAGATCACAAATGCCTGCTTTGAGCCAGCCAATCAGATGGTCAAGTGTGACCCTCGCCACGGCAAGTACATGGCCTGCTGCCTTTTGTACCGTGGTGATGTGGTGCCCAAAGATGTGAATGCTGCCATTGCCACCATCAAAACCAAGCGCACCATCCAGTTTGTGGACTGGTGTCCCACTGGTTTTAAGGTTGGCATCAACTTCCAGGCCCCCACTGTGGTTCCTGGTGGAGACCTGGCCAAGGTCCAGAGGGCTCTGTGCATGCTGAGCAACACCACTGCTATTGCAGAGGCCTGGGCTCGGCTTGACCACAAGTTTGATCTGATGTACGCTAAGCGCGCCTTCGTTCACTGGTATGTGGGTGAGGGTATGGAGGAGGGAGAGTTCTCAGAGGCCAGAGAGGACATGGCAGCTCTGGAGAAGGACTATGAGGAGGTTGGAGCCGACTCCATtgagggggagggagaggaaggagaagaataCTGA
- the LOC137106618 gene encoding tubulin alpha-1B chain-like, translating to MERLSVDYGKKSKLEFSIYPAPQVSTAVVEPYNSILTTHSTLEHSDCAFMVDNEAIYDICRRNLDIERPTYTNLNRLMSQIVSSITASLRFDGALNVDLTEFQTNLVPYPRIHFPLATYAPVISAEKAYHEQLSVAEITNACFEPANQMVKCDPRHGKYMACCLLYRGDVVPKDVNAAIATIKTKRTIQFVDWCPTGFKVGINFQAPTVVPGGDLAKVQRALCMLSNTTAIAEAWARLDHKFDLMYAKRAFVHWYVGEGMEEGEFSEAREDMAALEKDYEEVGADSIEGEGEEGEEY from the coding sequence ATGGAGCGTCTCTCTGTCGACTATGGCAAGAAGTCCAAGCTGGAGTTCTCCATCTACCCTGCTCCCCAGGTTTCCACCGCTGTGGTGGAGCCCTACAACTCCATCCTGACCACCCACAGCACCCTGGAACACTCTGACTGTGCTTTCATGGTGGATAACGAGGCCATTTATGACATCTGCCGTAGGAACCTCGACATCGAGCGTCCTACCTACACCAACCTGAACAGGTTGATGAGTCAGATTgtgtcctccatcactgcttCCCTTCGTTTTGATGGTGCCCTCAATGTTGATCTGACAGAGTTCCAGACCAACTTGGTGCCATATCCTCGTATCCACTTCCCTCTGGCTACCTACGCCCCTGTCATCTCTGCTGAGAAAGCTTACCATGAGCAGCTTTCAGTAGCTGAGATCACAAATGCCTGCTTTGAGCCAGCCAATCAGATGGTCAAGTGTGACCCTCGCCACGGCAAGTACATGGCCTGCTGCCTTTTGTACCGTGGTGATGTGGTGCCCAAAGATGTGAATGCTGCCATTGCCACCATCAAAACCAAGCGCACCATCCAGTTTGTGGACTGGTGTCCCACTGGTTTTAAGGTTGGCATCAACTTCCAGGCCCCCACTGTGGTTCCTGGTGGAGACCTGGCCAAGGTCCAGAGGGCTCTGTGCATGCTGAGCAACACCACTGCTATTGCAGAGGCCTGGGCTCGGCTTGACCACAAGTTTGATCTGATGTACGCTAAGCGCGCCTTCGTTCACTGGTATGTGGGTGAGGGTATGGAGGAGGGAGAGTTCTCAGAGGCCAGAGAGGACATGGCAGCTCTGGAGAAGGACTATGAGGAGGTTGGAGCCGACTCCATtgagggggagggagaggaaggagaagaatactga